The Micromonospora sp. WMMD961 genome has a segment encoding these proteins:
- a CDS encoding NfeD family protein yields MDAVVWIVLGVVLAVAEIFTTTLFLIMFGVGAFAAAGAAALGAPVAVQALVFAVVSALSLVVARPVIRRHQRSALESGDESFGVEAIEGSTALVLERVDADHGLVKIDGELWTARSYDTTQVHDPGQRVRVIKVRGATALVWQDDVSSAGELPEARG; encoded by the coding sequence GTGGACGCGGTGGTGTGGATCGTATTGGGTGTGGTGCTGGCGGTCGCCGAGATCTTCACGACGACGCTGTTTCTGATCATGTTCGGGGTCGGTGCGTTCGCCGCCGCCGGGGCCGCCGCTCTGGGCGCGCCGGTGGCGGTGCAGGCGCTGGTCTTCGCTGTGGTGTCGGCGTTGAGCCTGGTGGTGGCGCGGCCGGTCATCCGGCGGCACCAACGTTCCGCGCTGGAAAGCGGCGACGAGTCGTTCGGCGTGGAGGCGATCGAGGGCTCCACGGCGCTGGTGCTGGAACGGGTGGACGCCGACCACGGTCTCGTCAAGATCGACGGTGAGCTGTGGACCGCCCGGTCGTACGACACGACGCAGGTTCACGACCCCGGTCAACGGGTTCGGGTGATAAAGGTCCGGGGCGCGACCGCCCTGGTCTGGCAGGACGACGTTTCTTCCGCCGGCGAGTTGCCGGAAGCGAGAGGGTGA
- a CDS encoding serine hydrolase domain-containing protein has translation MPLLPETARQIDNQVAQAQRDGHAPSLVAGVVRDGTLTHLATAGEHPRPNVDLQYRLGSISKTMTATLIMQLRDAGRLTIDDPLEKHLPGTGLGALTLRQLLGHASGLQREPEGDWWERAAGVDLTTLLANVDAHKIAYPPHHTYHYSNLAYGLLGGVLERLTGTPWIDLLGQRILGPLGMGRTTYAATEPYARGYVVHPWHHTLREEPRTDTGAMAPAGQLWSTVEDLGRWAAFLADPDPSVLTAETLTEMCSPVVIGDLDSWTGGHGLGLELYRDGERVYVGHGGSMPGYVATLVVHRPTRTAVIGFANSYGFPITRLGRRLLTSVLDAEPAFPQPWRPATATPDGEVGGLTGRWWWMGTPLDLHWDAGDLVAHVRGERVSRFTREGTDRWRGRSGPESGEILSVLRDDSGRATAVDIATFVFTRSPDEAP, from the coding sequence TTGCCCCTGCTGCCCGAGACCGCCCGACAGATCGACAACCAGGTCGCCCAGGCACAGCGCGACGGACACGCCCCGTCACTGGTGGCGGGCGTCGTCCGGGACGGCACGCTGACGCACCTGGCCACCGCCGGCGAACACCCCCGCCCAAACGTCGACCTGCAGTACCGGCTGGGCTCGATCAGCAAGACGATGACCGCAACCCTGATCATGCAGCTGCGCGACGCCGGCCGGCTCACCATCGACGACCCGCTGGAGAAGCACCTGCCGGGCACCGGCCTCGGGGCGCTCACCCTGCGCCAACTTCTCGGCCACGCCAGCGGCCTGCAACGCGAACCCGAGGGCGACTGGTGGGAGCGGGCGGCGGGCGTCGATCTGACAACCCTGCTCGCCAACGTCGACGCACACAAGATCGCCTACCCGCCGCACCACACGTACCACTACTCCAACCTGGCGTACGGGCTGCTCGGAGGCGTCCTCGAACGGCTCACCGGGACACCGTGGATCGACCTGCTCGGCCAGCGGATCCTCGGCCCGCTGGGCATGGGTCGCACCACGTACGCGGCCACCGAGCCGTACGCCCGTGGCTACGTCGTCCACCCCTGGCACCACACGTTGCGCGAGGAGCCCCGTACCGACACCGGCGCCATGGCCCCCGCTGGGCAGCTCTGGTCGACGGTCGAGGACCTAGGCCGCTGGGCTGCGTTCCTGGCCGACCCCGACCCGTCGGTGCTCACCGCCGAGACACTGACCGAGATGTGCTCCCCCGTGGTGATCGGCGACCTCGACTCCTGGACCGGCGGGCACGGCCTGGGGCTGGAGCTCTACCGGGACGGCGAACGCGTGTACGTCGGGCACGGCGGATCGATGCCCGGGTACGTGGCCACCCTCGTCGTGCACCGGCCCACCCGGACCGCCGTGATCGGCTTCGCCAACTCGTACGGCTTCCCGATCACCCGACTCGGCCGCCGACTGCTGACCAGCGTGCTGGACGCCGAGCCAGCGTTCCCGCAGCCGTGGCGGCCGGCCACCGCCACGCCCGATGGCGAGGTGGGCGGGCTGACCGGCCGCTGGTGGTGGATGGGCACTCCGCTGGACCTGCACTGGGACGCCGGTGACCTGGTCGCCCACGTACGCGGTGAGCGGGTGAGCCGGTTCACCCGCGAGGGGACGGACCGCTGGCGGGGACGCTCCGGCCCGGAGAGCGGCGAGATCCTCTCGGTGCTGCGCGACGACAGCGGACGGGCGACGGCGGTCGACATCGCCACGTTCGTTTTCACGCGCAGCCCGGACGAGGCTCCCTGA
- a CDS encoding HAD-IIA family hydrolase, producing MHDRKPVQSWLTDMDGVLVHEGQPVPGAPEFINRMRASGKPFLVLTNNSIYTPRDLTARLSRMGLDVPEESIWSSALATGQFLADQRPGGTAYVIGEAGLTTALHAVGYVLTDFAPDYVVLGETRTYSFEAITKAVRLINDGARFICTNPDVTGPSVEGALPAAGSVAAMISKATGVEPYFVGKPNPMMMRSALNTINAHSESTAMIGDRMDTDILCGLEAGLETILVLTGISSRTEAERYPYRPSRIVNSVADLLDEV from the coding sequence ATGCATGACCGTAAGCCCGTGCAGAGTTGGCTGACCGACATGGACGGCGTGCTGGTGCACGAGGGCCAGCCGGTGCCCGGCGCGCCGGAGTTCATCAACCGGATGCGCGCCTCCGGCAAGCCGTTCCTGGTGCTGACGAACAACTCGATCTACACCCCGCGCGACCTGACGGCCCGGCTGAGCCGGATGGGGCTGGACGTGCCGGAGGAGTCGATCTGGTCGTCCGCGCTGGCGACCGGTCAGTTCCTCGCCGACCAGCGGCCGGGCGGCACCGCGTACGTCATCGGCGAGGCGGGGTTGACCACGGCGCTGCACGCCGTCGGCTACGTCCTCACCGACTTCGCCCCGGACTACGTGGTGCTCGGCGAGACCCGCACCTACAGCTTCGAGGCGATCACCAAGGCCGTCCGCCTGATCAACGACGGTGCCCGGTTCATCTGCACGAACCCCGACGTGACCGGCCCGTCCGTAGAGGGCGCCCTGCCCGCCGCCGGCTCCGTCGCCGCCATGATCTCCAAGGCCACCGGGGTGGAGCCGTACTTCGTCGGCAAGCCCAACCCGATGATGATGCGCTCGGCGCTCAACACGATCAACGCGCACTCGGAGAGCACCGCGATGATCGGTGACCGGATGGACACCGACATCCTGTGTGGCCTGGAGGCCGGGCTGGAGACCATCCTGGTGCTGACCGGGATCAGCAGCCGTACCGAGGCGGAGCGATACCCGTACCGCCCGTCCCGGATCGTCAACTCCGTCGCCGACCTGCTCGACGAGGTCTGA
- a CDS encoding SPFH domain-containing protein, whose translation MTVIGVLIIAVALIAVITLAKAVRIVPQQRQDVVERLGKYKRTLSPGLNLLVPFIDAVRTKVDMREQVVSFPPQPVITSDNLVVSIDTVLYFKVVDSVRATYEISSFLQAIEQLTVTTLRNVIGSLDLERALTSRDEINRHLSGVLDETTGRWGIKVTRVEIKAIEPPASIRDSMEKQMRAERDRRAAILTAEGHKQSQILTAEGEKQSAVLRADGDRQARILQAEGQAKAIRTVFDAIHQANPSQKVLAYQYLQALPQIAQGSANKVWIVPAELTKALEGMGGALGGLSQMVGDLPAPEAADHASQVEREAAEAAEAAAAAAQQIHDEVRVAEAQATGGNKPQGLPAPEPVSPLSLVEDPGDQRERG comes from the coding sequence ATGACGGTCATTGGGGTGCTGATCATCGCGGTGGCGTTGATCGCCGTGATAACACTGGCCAAGGCGGTGCGGATCGTGCCGCAGCAGCGCCAGGACGTGGTGGAACGGCTCGGTAAGTACAAGCGCACCCTCAGCCCCGGCCTCAACCTGCTGGTGCCGTTCATCGACGCGGTTCGGACCAAGGTCGACATGCGGGAGCAGGTGGTCAGCTTCCCGCCGCAGCCGGTGATCACCTCGGACAACCTGGTGGTCTCGATCGACACGGTTCTCTACTTCAAGGTGGTCGACTCGGTCCGGGCGACCTACGAGATCTCCAGCTTCCTGCAGGCCATCGAGCAGCTCACCGTGACGACGCTGCGTAACGTGATCGGTTCGCTGGACCTGGAGCGGGCGCTGACCAGCCGGGACGAGATCAACCGTCACCTGTCGGGTGTGCTGGACGAGACGACCGGTCGCTGGGGCATCAAGGTGACCCGGGTGGAGATCAAGGCGATCGAACCGCCGGCCAGCATCCGCGACTCGATGGAGAAGCAGATGCGCGCCGAGCGGGACCGCCGCGCGGCGATCCTGACCGCCGAGGGGCACAAGCAGTCGCAGATCCTCACCGCTGAGGGTGAGAAGCAGTCGGCGGTGCTGCGGGCCGATGGTGACCGGCAGGCCCGCATCCTGCAGGCCGAGGGTCAGGCGAAGGCGATCCGGACGGTCTTCGACGCGATCCACCAGGCGAACCCGAGCCAGAAGGTGCTCGCCTACCAGTACCTGCAGGCGCTTCCGCAGATCGCTCAGGGCAGCGCCAACAAGGTCTGGATCGTCCCGGCCGAGCTGACCAAGGCGTTGGAGGGGATGGGTGGCGCTCTCGGTGGGCTGAGCCAGATGGTGGGGGACCTTCCCGCGCCGGAGGCGGCGGACCACGCGAGCCAGGTGGAGCGCGAGGCCGCGGAGGCCGCGGAGGCCGCAGCCGCTGCGGCCCAGCAGATCCACGACGAGGTACGCGTCGCCGAGGCGCAGGCCACCGGCGGGAACAAGCCGCAGGGGCTGCCGGCGCCGGAGCCGGTGTCTCCGCTGAGTCTGGTCGAGGATCCGGGCGACCAGCGCGAGCGCGGCTGA
- a CDS encoding alpha/beta hydrolase codes for MRRRGAGRAAVAALLGVNLVLPARPEPVAAAGFVEAYPVTAAAMRAAGPPYADWAADGRRFLTFDTRGDGRAVEVFGDLADADRIAVLVPGVGSTLADFDRGLGGVAYRAPAVQAGQLYRELRATEPAARVAVLAWLGYDPPDGVLTAAGGVSARRGAAGLTPLLRELAARRPGATITLVGHSYGALVVSLAAADAPAQVTDVVSLGGVGAGVQHADDLPGRRRFWAAEAPSDWIRRVPPIRLLGLGFGRRPGDEGFGARPLPVAGVAGHDGYLAPGSATLVATATVVLGGSDAVLLGGSDAVLRANVDAGRVGDAR; via the coding sequence ATGCGACGACGAGGTGCCGGTCGGGCGGCGGTGGCCGCGTTGCTCGGCGTGAACCTGGTGCTGCCGGCCCGACCCGAGCCGGTCGCGGCGGCGGGTTTCGTCGAGGCGTACCCGGTCACGGCGGCGGCGATGCGCGCGGCCGGCCCCCCGTACGCGGACTGGGCGGCCGACGGGCGCAGGTTCCTGACGTTCGACACGCGTGGCGACGGGCGTGCGGTCGAGGTGTTCGGCGACCTGGCCGACGCGGACCGGATCGCGGTGCTGGTGCCGGGGGTGGGGAGCACCCTGGCCGACTTCGACCGGGGGTTGGGCGGGGTGGCTTACCGGGCGCCGGCGGTGCAGGCGGGGCAGCTCTACCGGGAGCTACGGGCGACCGAGCCGGCGGCGCGGGTGGCGGTGCTGGCCTGGCTGGGTTACGACCCGCCGGACGGGGTGCTGACCGCGGCCGGTGGCGTCAGCGCCCGGCGTGGCGCGGCCGGGCTGACCCCGCTGCTGCGGGAGCTGGCCGCTCGACGTCCGGGGGCGACGATCACGTTGGTCGGGCACAGCTACGGGGCGTTGGTGGTGTCGCTGGCGGCGGCCGACGCCCCCGCCCAGGTCACCGACGTGGTCAGTCTCGGTGGTGTGGGCGCCGGGGTGCAGCACGCCGACGATCTGCCCGGCCGGCGGCGGTTCTGGGCGGCGGAGGCGCCGAGCGACTGGATCCGCCGGGTGCCGCCGATCCGCCTGCTCGGCCTGGGTTTCGGCCGTCGTCCCGGCGACGAGGGGTTCGGCGCGCGCCCCCTCCCGGTCGCCGGGGTGGCCGGGCACGACGGTTACCTCGCGCCCGGCAGCGCCACGCTGGTCGCGACGGCGACGGTGGTGCTCGGCGGCTCCGACGCGGTGCTGCTCGGCGGCTCCGACGCGGTGCTGCGCGCCAACGTCGACGCCGGCCGGGTCGGGGACGCCCGGTGA
- a CDS encoding ferrochelatase, giving the protein MSYDAVVLVSFGGPERPEDVMPFLQNVTRGRGVPPERLAEVAEHYQHFGGVSPINQQNRELLAAVRADFAANGVDLPVYWGNRNWDPMLADTVTRMRDDGVTRALAFVTSAYGGYSSCRQYQEDIAAARAAVGSDAPVIEKLRQFWDHPGFVEPHVDAVRAALAQLDPAKRGTTRLVFTAHSIPTSMAANAGPHGGRYEAQLRETARLVAEAAAPDLEYDLVWQSRSGPPQVPWLEPDVNDHLAALAQGGTTGVVVSPIGFVSDHLEVVWDLDTEALETAKQLGLDFVRAATPGTDRRFVTMVRELVTERTDPDGAQLRRRLGDLPMWDTCPTVCCVPTRRPTPAGGTDA; this is encoded by the coding sequence ATGTCGTACGACGCGGTGGTGCTGGTGTCCTTCGGCGGGCCCGAACGGCCCGAGGACGTGATGCCGTTCCTGCAGAACGTGACCCGCGGCCGAGGCGTGCCGCCCGAGCGGCTGGCCGAGGTCGCCGAGCACTACCAGCACTTCGGCGGGGTGTCCCCGATCAACCAGCAGAACCGCGAGCTGTTGGCGGCCGTCCGCGCCGACTTCGCCGCGAACGGTGTCGACCTGCCGGTCTACTGGGGCAACCGCAACTGGGACCCGATGCTCGCCGACACGGTGACCCGGATGCGCGACGACGGGGTCACCCGGGCGCTGGCCTTCGTCACCAGCGCGTACGGCGGCTACTCGTCCTGCCGGCAGTACCAGGAGGACATCGCCGCCGCCCGGGCCGCTGTCGGCTCGGACGCCCCGGTGATCGAGAAGCTGCGCCAGTTCTGGGACCACCCCGGCTTCGTCGAGCCACACGTCGACGCGGTCCGGGCGGCCCTCGCCCAACTCGACCCCGCGAAGCGAGGCACCACCCGGCTGGTCTTCACCGCCCACTCCATCCCCACCTCGATGGCGGCAAACGCGGGCCCGCACGGTGGCCGGTACGAGGCACAGCTACGCGAGACCGCCCGGCTCGTGGCCGAAGCCGCCGCACCGGACCTGGAGTACGACCTGGTCTGGCAGAGCCGCTCCGGCCCACCCCAGGTGCCGTGGCTGGAACCGGACGTCAACGACCACCTGGCCGCCCTCGCCCAGGGCGGCACCACCGGGGTGGTGGTCAGCCCGATCGGCTTCGTCTCCGACCACCTCGAGGTCGTGTGGGACCTGGACACCGAGGCACTGGAGACGGCCAAGCAGCTCGGCCTCGACTTCGTCCGGGCCGCCACCCCCGGCACCGACAGGCGCTTCGTGACCATGGTGCGGGAGCTGGTCACCGAGCGGACCGACCCGGACGGCGCACAACTGCGCCGCCGCCTCGGCGACCTGCCGATGTGGGACACCTGCCCGACCGTCTGCTGTGTGCCGACCCGTCGCCCGACGCCTGCTGGGGGAACCGATGCATGA
- a CDS encoding DUF3097 domain-containing protein yields MAGRYGEDVLAGNWRRRKVTPEVDAEPDLVVEDADSGFCGAVVGFEAGAVVLEDRHGKRRNFPLLPAAFLLDGRPVTLRRPARAPVPAARRRTASGSVAVDNVRAQVAKASRIWVEGIHDAALVERIWGDDLRIEGVVVEPLDGIDALDADVRDFGPAPTRRLGVLVDHLVPGSKESRIVARVTSPYVLVTGHPYVDVWQAVKPAALGIAAWPVVPPGRPWKEGVCAALGVAEPADMWRHILSRVNSFADVETPLINAMERLIDFVTEPA; encoded by the coding sequence ATGGCGGGGCGATACGGCGAGGACGTGTTGGCGGGAAACTGGCGGAGGCGGAAGGTCACCCCCGAGGTGGACGCCGAACCGGATCTCGTGGTGGAGGACGCCGACTCCGGGTTCTGCGGCGCGGTGGTCGGCTTCGAAGCCGGCGCGGTGGTGTTGGAGGACCGGCACGGCAAACGGCGCAACTTCCCGCTGCTACCCGCCGCGTTCCTGCTCGACGGTCGCCCGGTCACCCTGCGCCGCCCCGCCCGCGCGCCGGTGCCGGCGGCCCGCCGACGGACGGCGTCCGGTTCGGTGGCGGTGGACAACGTCCGGGCCCAGGTCGCCAAGGCGAGCCGGATCTGGGTGGAGGGCATCCACGACGCTGCTCTGGTCGAGCGGATCTGGGGCGACGACCTGCGGATCGAGGGCGTGGTCGTGGAGCCGTTGGACGGCATCGACGCGCTCGACGCCGACGTACGCGACTTCGGCCCCGCCCCGACCCGGCGACTCGGCGTACTCGTCGACCACCTGGTGCCGGGTAGCAAGGAGAGCCGCATCGTGGCCCGGGTTACCTCGCCGTACGTGCTGGTGACCGGTCATCCCTACGTGGACGTCTGGCAGGCGGTCAAGCCGGCGGCGTTGGGCATCGCGGCGTGGCCGGTGGTGCCACCGGGGCGACCGTGGAAGGAGGGGGTCTGCGCGGCCCTCGGGGTGGCCGAGCCGGCCGACATGTGGCGGCACATCCTGTCCCGGGTGAACAGCTTCGCCGACGTGGAGACGCCCCTGATCAACGCCATGGAACGCCTCATCGACTTCGTCACCGAGCCGGCCTGA
- the fabG gene encoding 3-oxoacyl-ACP reductase FabG, protein MARTVLVTGGNRGIGLAIAQAFAKQGDRVAVTHRSGDAPEGLFGVRADVTDAASVDAAFDAVEAELGPVEVLVANAGMTADTLLLRMTEEQFTGVLDTNLTGAFRVAKRASGKMLRAKWGRMIFISSVVGLAGGAGQVNYAASKAGLVGVARSITRELGSRNITANVVAPGFIDTDMTAGLSDDRKAEIRKSIPAGRMASPDEVAGVVTWLASDSAGYVSGAVIPVDGGLGMGH, encoded by the coding sequence GTGGCCCGTACCGTGCTGGTGACCGGGGGCAACCGGGGGATCGGCCTCGCCATCGCGCAGGCCTTCGCCAAGCAGGGCGACCGGGTGGCGGTCACCCACCGCAGCGGCGACGCTCCCGAGGGGCTGTTCGGCGTACGCGCCGACGTCACCGACGCCGCCTCTGTCGACGCCGCGTTCGACGCCGTCGAGGCCGAGCTGGGCCCGGTCGAGGTGCTGGTCGCCAACGCCGGCATGACCGCCGACACGCTGCTGCTGCGGATGACCGAGGAGCAGTTCACCGGTGTGCTGGACACCAACCTCACCGGCGCGTTCCGGGTCGCCAAGCGCGCCTCCGGCAAGATGCTCCGCGCCAAGTGGGGCCGTATGATCTTCATCTCGTCGGTCGTCGGTCTCGCCGGTGGCGCGGGGCAGGTCAACTACGCCGCCAGCAAGGCCGGTCTGGTCGGCGTGGCCCGCTCGATCACCCGGGAACTGGGCAGCCGCAACATCACCGCGAACGTGGTGGCGCCCGGCTTCATCGACACGGACATGACCGCCGGCCTGTCCGACGACCGCAAGGCGGAGATCCGCAAGTCGATCCCGGCCGGGCGGATGGCCAGCCCGGACGAGGTCGCCGGGGTGGTCACCTGGCTGGCTTCCGACAGCGCCGGGTACGTCTCCGGCGCCGTGATCCCGGTCGACGGCGGCCTCGGCATGGGCCACTGA
- a CDS encoding response regulator transcription factor — protein sequence MIRVLIADDQAMVRQGFGALLAAQPDLLVVGDAADGAQAVTAARQLDPDVVLMDVRMPVMDGLAATRKLLGDRSAQRPRVLILTTFDLDDYVYEALRAGASGFLLKDAPAADLVQAVRVVAAGDALLAPAVTRRLIAEFAARPERRRPRPTDLAGLTPRETEVLRLIARGRNNAEIAADLVVAEQTVKTHVGRILAKLGLRDRAQAVVLAYETGLVAAGE from the coding sequence ATGATCCGGGTGCTGATCGCCGACGACCAGGCGATGGTCCGGCAGGGCTTCGGTGCGCTGCTCGCCGCCCAACCGGACCTGCTGGTGGTGGGCGACGCCGCCGACGGCGCGCAGGCCGTCACCGCGGCCCGCCAACTCGACCCGGACGTGGTGTTGATGGACGTCCGGATGCCGGTGATGGACGGGCTGGCCGCCACCCGCAAGCTGCTCGGTGACCGCTCGGCGCAGCGACCGCGGGTGCTCATCCTCACCACCTTCGACCTGGACGACTACGTGTACGAGGCGCTGCGCGCCGGGGCCAGTGGGTTCCTGCTCAAGGACGCCCCGGCAGCGGATCTGGTGCAGGCGGTGCGGGTGGTGGCCGCCGGGGACGCGCTGCTCGCCCCGGCGGTCACCCGCCGGCTGATCGCCGAGTTCGCGGCCCGCCCGGAGCGCCGCCGTCCGCGCCCCACCGACCTGGCCGGGCTCACCCCCCGCGAGACCGAGGTGCTGCGGTTGATCGCCCGGGGCCGCAACAACGCGGAGATCGCCGCCGACCTGGTGGTGGCCGAGCAGACCGTGAAGACCCACGTCGGGCGGATCCTGGCGAAGCTGGGTCTGCGCGACCGGGCCCAGGCGGTGGTGCTGGCGTACGAGACGGGTCTGGTGGCCGCCGGGGAGTAG
- the fabI gene encoding enoyl-ACP reductase FabI, giving the protein MSGLLAGKRLLVTGVITDASIAFSVAKLAQENGAQVVLTGYGRLSLVERIAKRLPEPAPVIEVDVTNTEHLASLADRVREHVDGLDGVVHSIGFAPQSCLGGGFLDAPWEDVATALHVSTFSYKSLAMAALPLMSPGGAVVGLTFDATKAWPVYDWMGVAKAGLESASRYLALHLGKQGIRSNLVAAGPLRTIAAKSIPGFDQFEDAWTERAPLGWNLTDQEPAAKACLALLSDWFPATTGEIVHVDGGYHAIGA; this is encoded by the coding sequence ATGTCCGGACTGCTCGCCGGTAAGCGGCTGCTCGTCACCGGTGTCATCACCGACGCCTCGATCGCCTTCTCGGTGGCGAAGCTCGCCCAGGAGAATGGCGCGCAGGTCGTGCTCACCGGCTACGGCCGGCTCTCCCTGGTCGAGCGGATCGCCAAGCGGCTGCCCGAGCCGGCGCCGGTCATCGAGGTGGACGTCACCAACACCGAGCACCTGGCCAGCCTCGCCGACCGGGTACGCGAGCACGTCGACGGCCTCGACGGCGTCGTGCACTCGATCGGGTTCGCCCCGCAGAGCTGCCTCGGCGGCGGCTTCCTCGACGCGCCGTGGGAGGACGTGGCGACCGCCCTGCACGTCTCCACCTTCTCGTACAAGTCCCTCGCGATGGCGGCGCTGCCGCTGATGTCGCCCGGCGGTGCGGTGGTCGGCCTGACCTTCGACGCGACGAAGGCCTGGCCGGTCTACGACTGGATGGGCGTGGCCAAGGCCGGCCTGGAGTCGGCGTCCCGCTACCTGGCGCTGCACCTGGGCAAGCAGGGCATCCGCAGCAACCTGGTCGCCGCCGGGCCGCTGCGCACCATCGCCGCGAAGTCGATCCCCGGCTTCGACCAGTTCGAGGACGCCTGGACCGAACGGGCCCCGCTGGGCTGGAACCTCACCGACCAGGAGCCCGCCGCGAAGGCGTGCCTGGCGCTGCTCTCCGACTGGTTCCCGGCCACCACCGGCGAGATCGTGCACGTCGACGGCGGCTACCACGCCATCGGCGCCTGA
- a CDS encoding histidine kinase translates to MNWRPITVALGGLGQTLWGRDAPPGRPLLARWPGPARYAAPVGLLAALGLFLITLTLETEWGLPVPVAVLFAAMTVAPLLALPRRPLLAWRLTVLALLICTFNAPADQSWPWTPPLALGSVAVLAVVVARVDRPVLVWVVAISTVPVFTLVHPDNRVPVLLLLGALAIVGDLIRRNRLSRRELAAQTERNEREQERRAVLEERTRIARELHDVVAHHMSLIAVQAETAPYRLTDVPAPTAAEFVAIAASARDALTDMRRLLGVLRSETTGPQTAPQPDLADLGAMVDAARRAGLPVTLDAGPADDGRVPAPVGLAAYRIVQEGLANAARHAAGAAVRVTVRAGPSGLGVRVENSPADARPTGDGDPGHGLTGMRERATSLGGTFSAGPLPDGGYAVVAELPYDAEGGDR, encoded by the coding sequence GTGAACTGGCGACCGATCACCGTGGCCCTCGGTGGCCTCGGGCAGACCCTGTGGGGCCGGGACGCGCCGCCCGGTCGGCCGCTGCTGGCTCGTTGGCCCGGGCCGGCCCGCTACGCCGCGCCGGTCGGGCTGCTGGCCGCGCTCGGCCTCTTCCTGATCACGCTGACCCTGGAGACCGAGTGGGGCCTGCCAGTCCCGGTCGCGGTGCTGTTCGCGGCGATGACGGTGGCGCCGCTGCTGGCGCTGCCCCGGCGTCCGCTGCTGGCCTGGCGGCTGACGGTGCTGGCCCTGCTGATCTGCACGTTCAACGCGCCGGCCGACCAGTCCTGGCCGTGGACCCCACCGCTGGCGCTCGGGTCGGTCGCGGTGCTGGCGGTGGTCGTGGCGCGGGTCGACCGGCCGGTGCTGGTCTGGGTGGTGGCGATCAGCACGGTGCCGGTGTTCACCCTGGTCCATCCCGACAACCGGGTGCCTGTCCTGCTGCTGCTCGGCGCGTTGGCGATCGTCGGCGACCTGATCCGACGCAACCGGCTGTCCCGGCGCGAGCTGGCCGCGCAGACCGAGCGCAACGAGCGGGAGCAGGAACGCCGGGCGGTGCTGGAGGAACGCACCAGGATCGCCCGGGAGCTGCACGACGTGGTGGCCCACCACATGTCGCTGATCGCGGTGCAGGCGGAGACGGCCCCGTACCGGCTGACGGACGTGCCGGCCCCGACGGCTGCCGAGTTCGTCGCCATCGCCGCCTCGGCCCGCGACGCGCTGACCGACATGCGGCGACTGTTGGGGGTGCTGCGCAGCGAGACGACCGGGCCGCAGACCGCGCCGCAACCGGACCTGGCCGACCTGGGCGCGATGGTCGACGCGGCACGCCGGGCCGGGCTGCCGGTCACCCTGGACGCCGGGCCGGCGGACGACGGGCGGGTGCCCGCGCCGGTCGGGCTGGCCGCGTACCGCATCGTGCAGGAGGGCCTGGCCAACGCGGCCCGCCACGCGGCCGGCGCCGCGGTGCGCGTCACCGTCCGCGCCGGTCCTTCCGGCCTGGGGGTACGCGTCGAGAACTCCCCGGCCGACGCCCGGCCGACCGGCGACGGCGACCCCGGCCACGGCCTGACCGGTATGCGGGAGCGGGCCACCTCACTGGGCGGTACGTTCAGCGCCGGGCCGCTGCCCGACGGGGGTTACGCGGTGGTGGCCGAACTGCCGTACGACGCGGAGGGCGGGGACCGATGA